In the Polyangiaceae bacterium genome, one interval contains:
- a CDS encoding amidohydrolase family protein, with product MGVRTWSVGCVLSAMAATGCGGDDNGGGGSGGYAQLGGTGGLAGAGGGGGQGGIAGMAGQGGMSGSSGSGGIAGSGGGTGGAPNSPPATITPGAADRFLLQGVVLAPSGPMTGEVLVEGNLITCVASSCSSEAGAAGATVIQSNGVILPGLIDAHNHGLFNLFDEDDWNPTKLFQNHTQWNSTSEPRYGAVVDAKQYLESVSAGANVSCEMAKWAETKAIVAGTTSFLLAPGATERKCYAASARTIDTSYNGLPDDKIRTSISVPSSSAATSACNAINAGTTNSYVVHIAEGIDATSRKEFDSLMAAASGCFNSKETTIVHGTSLLAAQFTQMAAAGMKLVWSPKSNVFLYNQTTDIPGAMAAGVTTIALAPDWALGGGINMLEELRFAEDWDNKNFGDALSTARLFQMVTIDAAKALGVEQYLGSLEVGKRADITIIGGTLADPYGDLLRTAPESVRLVMVDGRVAYGDKALQAAGPSAPGCEALDVCGVDKFLCLAESSTADKLNQTLAEVRTVLETELTKYDTTQSPVGGPLSPLAPLFKCN from the coding sequence ATGGGAGTTCGGACGTGGTCGGTTGGGTGCGTGCTGAGTGCGATGGCAGCCACCGGCTGCGGCGGTGATGACAATGGAGGCGGCGGGTCCGGTGGCTACGCACAGCTAGGTGGCACGGGCGGCCTGGCTGGCGCCGGCGGCGGCGGGGGTCAGGGGGGCATCGCCGGAATGGCTGGCCAGGGCGGAATGAGCGGCTCGAGCGGCAGCGGGGGAATCGCGGGGAGCGGCGGTGGAACTGGCGGAGCGCCGAACAGTCCGCCAGCGACGATCACGCCCGGCGCCGCCGATCGCTTCTTGCTGCAGGGCGTGGTGCTCGCGCCCTCGGGGCCGATGACGGGTGAAGTCCTCGTGGAAGGCAACTTGATCACGTGCGTCGCCTCATCCTGCAGCAGCGAAGCCGGCGCAGCTGGCGCGACGGTGATCCAATCCAACGGCGTGATTCTTCCCGGTCTGATCGACGCGCACAACCACGGACTGTTCAATCTCTTCGACGAGGACGATTGGAATCCCACGAAGCTGTTCCAGAATCACACGCAGTGGAACTCCACCTCGGAGCCGCGTTATGGCGCCGTCGTAGACGCCAAGCAGTATTTGGAGTCCGTCTCCGCCGGCGCAAACGTCAGCTGCGAGATGGCCAAGTGGGCAGAGACGAAAGCAATCGTCGCTGGAACCACGTCCTTTCTACTCGCGCCCGGCGCCACCGAGCGCAAGTGCTACGCCGCATCGGCGCGCACCATCGACACGTCCTACAACGGACTGCCCGATGACAAGATCCGCACGTCGATCTCGGTACCGAGCTCCAGCGCCGCCACGAGCGCCTGCAACGCAATCAATGCGGGAACGACAAACTCCTACGTAGTTCACATCGCAGAGGGCATCGACGCCACGTCTCGCAAAGAGTTCGATTCGTTGATGGCGGCGGCGAGCGGCTGCTTCAACTCGAAGGAAACGACCATCGTTCACGGAACGTCGCTACTGGCAGCGCAGTTCACCCAGATGGCTGCGGCCGGCATGAAGTTGGTGTGGTCACCGAAGTCGAACGTCTTCCTCTACAACCAAACCACGGACATCCCAGGTGCCATGGCTGCGGGCGTGACGACCATCGCGCTGGCTCCGGACTGGGCCCTCGGCGGCGGCATCAACATGTTGGAGGAGCTGCGTTTCGCAGAGGACTGGGACAACAAGAACTTCGGGGACGCGCTCTCGACCGCGCGATTGTTCCAGATGGTCACCATCGACGCGGCCAAGGCGCTGGGAGTGGAGCAGTACCTGGGCAGCCTTGAAGTCGGCAAGCGCGCGGACATCACGATCATCGGCGGCACGCTGGCCGATCCCTACGGCGACCTGCTGCGCACGGCCCCAGAGAGTGTGCGCCTGGTGATGGTGGATGGGCGCGTGGCCTACGGTGACAAGGCGCTACAAGCCGCTGGCCCCAGCGCCCCCGGCTGCGAAGCGCTGGACGTCTGCGGCGTCGACAAGTTCCTGTGCCTCGCCGAGAGCAGCACCGCCGACAAGCTGAACCAGACCTTGGCCGAGGTCCGCACCGTCCTGGAGACGGAGCTCACGAAGTACGACACGACTCAGTCGCCCGTCGGCGGCCCCCTCTCCCCCCTCGCGCCACTCTTCAAGTGTAACTAG
- a CDS encoding ferritin family protein, with protein sequence MPRFNPREVLQFAVAIEQNGEKFYREAGPRLEDARARELFLRLAREEVGHEQLFSRLLAKMEDLELDVRHSDDYLAYLRAYVDNVAFRHEAARAELEKVMDRESAIRFAMQREQDSVQFYTELRELVPEAERGAIDEIIAEERSHFLSLSKLLEAS encoded by the coding sequence ATGCCTCGTTTCAATCCCCGAGAAGTGCTGCAGTTCGCCGTCGCCATCGAGCAAAACGGCGAGAAGTTCTATCGTGAAGCCGGACCACGCTTGGAAGACGCTCGTGCACGCGAGCTCTTCCTGCGGCTCGCTCGCGAAGAGGTAGGTCACGAGCAGTTGTTCTCGCGCTTGCTCGCCAAGATGGAGGACCTGGAGCTCGACGTGCGCCACAGCGACGACTACTTGGCGTATTTGCGAGCCTACGTGGACAACGTCGCGTTCCGACACGAAGCGGCGCGTGCCGAGTTGGAAAAGGTCATGGATCGCGAAAGCGCGATCCGATTCGCGATGCAACGCGAGCAAGACTCGGTCCAGTTTTACACGGAGCTTCGCGAGCTGGTCCCCGAAGCGGAGCGCGGCGCGATCGACGAGATCATCGCGGAAGAGCGCTCACACTTTCTCTCCTTGTCCAAGTTGCTCGAAGCTTCTTGA
- a CDS encoding Rnf-Nqr domain containing protein: protein MGNLAELAFIFASASVINNFTLAYFLGLCPFFGVTSRLDTAFRLGLANIFVLVITSFAAWVLNSFVLSHAPYLRLISFIVVIASTVQFVEMAIKKLSPALFRALGIFLPLITTNCAILGLALFQTSRGYGLVQGLVYAVGAGVGLTLALVIMAGIREESDINGVPDLVRGTAMSFFIAGILSMAFMGFAGLFSNA from the coding sequence ATGGGCAATCTAGCCGAGCTAGCCTTCATCTTCGCGTCCGCCAGCGTGATCAACAACTTCACCCTGGCCTACTTCCTGGGTCTCTGCCCCTTCTTTGGCGTCACCAGTCGTCTGGACACGGCGTTTCGATTGGGCCTGGCCAACATCTTCGTGCTGGTCATCACCTCCTTCGCCGCCTGGGTGCTCAATAGCTTCGTGCTTTCGCACGCGCCCTACCTGCGCCTGATCAGCTTCATCGTGGTCATCGCCAGCACCGTGCAGTTCGTGGAGATGGCGATCAAGAAGCTGAGTCCCGCACTGTTCCGTGCACTCGGCATCTTCTTGCCACTGATCACCACCAATTGCGCGATCCTGGGGCTCGCTCTGTTCCAGACCAGTCGTGGTTACGGCCTCGTACAGGGGCTCGTCTACGCCGTGGGGGCTGGGGTGGGACTCACCTTGGCGCTCGTGATCATGGCAGGCATTCGCGAGGAGTCGGACATCAACGGTGTGCCGGACCTCGTGCGCGGCACCGCGATGAGCTTCTTCATCGCTGGGATTCTATCCATGGCTTTCATGGGATTTGCGGGGCTGTTTTCCAATGCCTGA
- a CDS encoding electron transport complex subunit E, whose amino-acid sequence MAADDKQAFPEFTKGLWRENPVFIAVLGLCPAMAVTNSLKNGLVMGVATLFVLVGSSTLVSLLRKVIPKAVRISSYIIIIATFVTTVDFLLAALMPEAHKQLGAFISLIVVNCIILGRAEAFAAKHKPFLAIADGLGMASGFTLALAMIGGIREILGSGTLLGFPVMGDKFEPWAIMVLPPGGFLTLGVLLTTFAWFKKRRAEREAKPPAPAEIEGEVV is encoded by the coding sequence ATGGCAGCGGACGACAAGCAGGCCTTCCCCGAGTTCACCAAGGGCCTGTGGCGCGAGAACCCAGTGTTCATCGCCGTGCTGGGGCTCTGTCCGGCCATGGCCGTGACCAACTCGCTGAAGAACGGCTTGGTGATGGGCGTCGCGACCCTCTTCGTGCTGGTCGGTTCCAGCACGCTGGTGTCCTTGCTGCGTAAGGTCATCCCCAAGGCGGTTCGCATCTCTTCCTACATCATCATCATCGCCACCTTCGTGACCACCGTCGACTTCCTGCTGGCCGCATTGATGCCCGAAGCACACAAGCAGCTGGGCGCGTTCATCTCTCTCATCGTCGTCAATTGCATCATTCTCGGCCGCGCCGAAGCCTTCGCCGCCAAGCACAAGCCCTTCCTCGCGATCGCGGACGGCTTGGGCATGGCGAGCGGTTTCACCCTGGCCTTGGCCATGATCGGCGGTATTCGCGAGATCCTCGGCAGTGGCACGTTGCTCGGCTTCCCAGTCATGGGCGACAAGTTCGAGCCCTGGGCCATCATGGTGCTGCCGCCCGGAGGCTTCCTCACCCTGGGCGTGCTGCTGACGACTTTCGCCTGGTTCAAGAAGCGCCGTGCCGAGCGCGAGGCAAAGCCCCCGGCCCCGGCAGAGATCGAAGGGGAGGTGGTGTGA
- a CDS encoding FMN-binding protein encodes MEASREPSSLRLAGSLAVAGLLSGLILVGVFLATQPRIQRNRAEALRAAIFKVLPGTERIDAFKLDGAGVSPYQGDPGAPTHEVLVYRGSAADGAVKGWAIPAEGAGFQDTIVLLYGFDPARQAIIGMEVLESRETPGLGDKIAFDEHFRANFKELKVEPKIELVKKGEKTAPHQVDAITGATISSRAVVNILLQSTEQWLPRVNAAGKQARVEGRRDSQGVGN; translated from the coding sequence ATGGAAGCTTCTCGCGAACCTAGCTCGCTGCGCCTGGCCGGTAGCCTGGCGGTCGCAGGACTGCTCTCGGGCTTGATTCTGGTCGGCGTATTCCTGGCCACGCAGCCACGCATCCAGCGCAATCGCGCCGAGGCCCTGCGTGCTGCGATCTTCAAGGTGCTGCCCGGCACGGAACGCATCGACGCGTTCAAGTTGGATGGAGCCGGCGTCTCGCCCTATCAGGGCGATCCGGGGGCGCCCACTCACGAAGTGTTGGTCTACCGGGGAAGCGCCGCGGACGGCGCCGTGAAGGGTTGGGCCATTCCCGCCGAAGGCGCGGGGTTCCAAGACACCATCGTGCTCCTCTACGGTTTCGATCCGGCGCGCCAGGCCATCATCGGCATGGAAGTGCTGGAGAGCCGGGAAACGCCAGGCCTCGGCGACAAGATCGCCTTCGACGAGCACTTCCGCGCGAACTTCAAGGAACTCAAGGTGGAGCCCAAGATCGAGCTGGTGAAGAAGGGCGAGAAGACTGCGCCTCATCAGGTGGATGCGATCACCGGCGCCACCATTTCTTCCCGCGCGGTCGTCAACATCCTTCTGCAGAGCACCGAACAGTGGCTCCCGCGCGTGAATGCAGCCGGTAAGCAAGCGCGCGTCGAAGGCCGAAGGGACTCCCAGGGAGTAGGAAACTAG
- a CDS encoding RnfABCDGE type electron transport complex subunit D, which yields MTTQPLALTSAPFVHGAPSTRAVMLEVVAATLPVIATATYYFGVTALLLVAASVTGAVLTEWVVSSRRGLATLRDGSGLLTGILLALTLPPAIPLWMAFLGGVVAIALGKVIWGGLGRNLFNPALVGRAFLQASFPVTLTTWIAPGRGWMHFEPSTFAAPLMKSQVDVVTSASPLGLAKFDHQFTELKPLLLGSISGSLGETAGVVLLVCGLWLAARRIFDWRLMASTLLAVFVAGGAFYLLSPDKYPSPLFMLASGGLLFGAVFMVTDPVTTPLTPKGAWIFGCGVGVLVVLIRLFGGLPEGVMYAILLMNGITPLIDRKTQPRRFGG from the coding sequence GTGACCACCCAGCCGCTGGCTCTGACTTCGGCGCCCTTCGTTCACGGCGCACCCAGCACCCGGGCCGTGATGCTCGAGGTCGTCGCGGCGACGCTGCCGGTGATTGCCACGGCCACGTACTACTTCGGCGTCACGGCGCTGCTGCTGGTGGCGGCCAGCGTGACCGGCGCAGTGCTCACGGAATGGGTGGTGTCGTCGCGCCGGGGGCTCGCCACGCTGCGGGACGGATCGGGTCTGCTGACCGGGATCCTGCTGGCCTTGACTCTGCCCCCAGCGATTCCCCTTTGGATGGCGTTCTTGGGTGGCGTGGTCGCCATCGCCTTGGGCAAGGTCATCTGGGGTGGGCTGGGTCGGAACCTGTTCAACCCTGCTCTGGTCGGGCGGGCCTTCTTGCAGGCGTCCTTCCCGGTCACGCTCACCACCTGGATTGCGCCGGGCCGAGGCTGGATGCATTTCGAGCCGAGCACCTTCGCCGCGCCCTTGATGAAGAGCCAGGTGGACGTCGTCACGTCGGCTTCGCCCTTGGGGCTGGCCAAGTTCGATCACCAGTTCACCGAGCTCAAGCCCTTGCTCCTCGGCAGCATCTCCGGATCCCTGGGGGAAACGGCCGGCGTCGTGTTGCTGGTCTGCGGGCTGTGGCTCGCCGCGCGACGCATCTTCGATTGGCGCTTGATGGCGTCGACCCTCCTCGCCGTGTTCGTGGCGGGTGGCGCCTTCTACCTGCTTTCGCCCGACAAGTATCCGTCGCCGTTGTTCATGCTCGCGTCCGGTGGGCTGCTGTTCGGCGCCGTGTTCATGGTCACGGATCCCGTCACGACGCCTCTGACGCCGAAGGGCGCTTGGATCTTCGGCTGCGGCGTCGGCGTGTTGGTGGTGCTGATTCGCCTGTTCGGTGGGCTGCCCGAAGGGGTGATGTACGCCATCTTGCTGATGAACGGGATCACACCGCTGATCGACCGCAAGACCCAGCCGCGAAGGTTTGGAGGCTAG
- the rsxC gene encoding electron transport complex subunit RsxC: MSGLSAAMSSLPTFRHGVHPAEHKDATERIKLERMPFVDEYVLPLNQHIGAPSKPVVAVGEKVERGQLLAEPGGFVSVGLHAPVTGVVKAIELRPHPSGRKVQTLVLTADAYSEQRVRPMDVPNADDAPASELIDAIQRAGLVGLGGAAFPTHVKLSVPKGKRVSFVMLNGCECEPYLTCDHRVMAEQPEDVERGLEIIMRLTGAERAYIGVERNKPDAIEALAAVVDTKRVEVVGLQVKYPQGAEKMLIDAILRREVPSGGLPLDLEIVVQNVGTAAALAELFDHGKPLIERAVTVTGPGIRRPSNLIVPLGTPVAEVIEHCGGLLPSAKQVVLGGPMMGMAQKDLQVPVTKGTSGILVLDEAPVMFHEEPCIRCGRCVEACPMFLNPSRLAQLSRAQRPDELKDTHVLDCFECASCSFSCPSHIPLVQLIRMGKALVRQKDGK, from the coding sequence ATGAGCGGACTGTCCGCTGCCATGTCGTCCCTGCCTACGTTTCGCCACGGCGTACACCCCGCGGAACACAAGGACGCGACCGAGCGCATCAAGCTCGAGCGCATGCCCTTCGTGGACGAATATGTGTTGCCTTTGAACCAACACATCGGCGCGCCCTCGAAACCGGTGGTTGCGGTGGGCGAAAAGGTGGAGCGCGGTCAGCTATTGGCGGAGCCCGGGGGCTTCGTGTCCGTGGGGCTCCACGCCCCCGTGACGGGGGTCGTGAAAGCCATCGAGCTCCGTCCGCACCCCAGCGGTCGCAAGGTGCAGACCCTGGTGCTCACCGCGGATGCGTACTCCGAGCAACGAGTTCGTCCCATGGACGTGCCGAACGCGGACGACGCCCCTGCGTCGGAGCTGATCGACGCCATCCAGCGCGCAGGGTTGGTGGGGCTCGGTGGCGCGGCTTTCCCCACTCACGTCAAGCTCTCGGTTCCCAAGGGCAAGCGCGTCAGCTTCGTGATGCTAAATGGCTGCGAGTGCGAGCCCTACCTGACCTGTGACCACCGCGTGATGGCTGAGCAGCCCGAAGACGTGGAGCGTGGTCTCGAGATCATCATGCGCTTGACCGGCGCCGAGCGCGCCTACATCGGCGTGGAGCGGAACAAGCCGGATGCCATCGAGGCGCTCGCCGCTGTAGTGGACACCAAGCGCGTCGAGGTCGTCGGTCTGCAGGTCAAGTATCCCCAAGGCGCGGAGAAGATGCTGATCGACGCCATTCTTCGCCGAGAGGTGCCCAGCGGTGGTCTGCCCTTGGACCTGGAAATCGTGGTGCAGAACGTCGGCACCGCCGCAGCCTTGGCGGAGCTGTTCGACCACGGCAAGCCGCTGATCGAGCGCGCTGTGACCGTGACTGGACCCGGCATCCGTCGACCGAGCAACCTGATCGTGCCCCTGGGGACGCCCGTTGCCGAAGTGATCGAACACTGTGGCGGGCTGCTGCCCTCGGCCAAGCAAGTGGTGCTCGGTGGACCAATGATGGGGATGGCGCAGAAGGACCTGCAAGTCCCGGTGACCAAGGGCACGAGCGGCATTTTGGTCCTCGACGAAGCACCGGTGATGTTCCACGAGGAGCCGTGCATTCGTTGTGGGCGTTGCGTGGAGGCGTGCCCGATGTTCCTCAATCCTTCGCGTCTCGCCCAGCTCAGCCGGGCGCAGCGCCCCGACGAACTGAAAGACACTCACGTGTTGGACTGCTTCGAGTGCGCGAGTTGCTCCTTCTCCTGTCCGTCTCACATCCCCCTGGTTCAACTGATTCGCATGGGCAAAGCCCTCGTGCGTCAAAAGGACGGCAAGTGA
- a CDS encoding 4Fe-4S binding protein, translating to MSNWARLATQWMRKLGSKPQAKAAPPTDVLTGAAAAFHADVLAGQQIFRALAPGETRLFREERVAPSAFGTDTFQHVGDDAAAVLSAAVGAALGGQRATVLLESAALTDAYATVLSAAARRAPLLVQAVTSADAAAQASYGSQGHGPYHALTHAGAILAFADGAQQVVDKSLVSRRVAEQALLLAVVAMDGPETAWGPASVHMPSAEQVREYLGDASDSIACPTPEQQFLFGDKRSRVPRWFDADRPAAHGMLQSGRDLAVALAGQRAFAATPLLHILQEALNEHARLTGRRLELISEYQMDRAEYAFVGQGMVLGPLRALVDYLREERGERVGVVGIEWLRPLDAEALRASLAGLKGVAVLERTADWLVPGGPLLREIEGALLEKSPPLWHAVYGAGGEPVTNAELLALFEHMKLGAAARREVVLGVAPTRDSGDHPKRQAFLQRLDAEFPNLERETLAVDALLDLRPPSAKTIALWGRHSESAELDLEQAAQQCVSAAGGFVKSRVSSGEQGTWTIEISSAREEISAANSMWHDAVIVAAPELPAAIDPLSRAALEARVLLSSPIGVEQLWGELPATWRNAIVSRQLDVYVCNEALADLLGHIPWLLGVGDMPAAIKRLDWRKLPPAERAKADVAQPLAVRRFSSARKGYDNLPRFWSEFAAPRRAQGGADAAPDPFVSLAAVPPSTSGLFEVAVHRNRIPDIMIDRCTGCGACWTACPDAAIMPALISVEALLGAAADQAQEPGAPRSAAADKLRRAFKQLSSKTNMTLAKTSARFLDAQVLREGYAWLVEQLKVADTERPDYDRAFEATLAVIEQLPFAVTEELFHRAQSEKKDSGQLLGLSVNPAACQGCGGCSAVCAEQAISVGTRSEESVQRTARGFSVWERLPDPAGATIAWCAERPSVGPMAAVMTSRHTLLSVAGGGGHEPGSGARIAARLITAVAEFQKQRGMVSQLRALKEQEQALRAALQKTLTSALPSQDLEALDAALQSVPDHSANVAKLVSELDKAGHAASLDSAQARRWVALAKRVSEAAAALEQGRDGMGRARFGLVVASPVLAEWAAEFPRNPFAVPVVVELSSHALDLAVGLAEGQLAQHASMIRLQRYVSQVLEAPAQADVLAESLSHLGYEDLTAEELASCPATLVLAGPDVFSANARAGLFRLLASRLPVKIAVLDGRERWLLDNDPVLPLLMQRKAMIASCSIAHRDHLFEAFTRVLAHPGPALCHVYSPSPGRHGFESADTVSRARAAVDCRVHPLFLFDPSAERAARLDLQGNPDPNSTLSAADGGRTPAHFALGERRFLSHFAAVDGSEVALGQWLAAVPAERRKLQPSLRSGDVECRMEAHLAEGVAERLETWETLQGLASVGQPVAEPVTAAVGDGLENAVAALRAEYEAKMAALRAGQLQDATTQLRERFMTLAGYAGQRKQEPS from the coding sequence ATGAGCAACTGGGCACGACTCGCAACGCAGTGGATGCGCAAATTGGGGAGCAAGCCGCAAGCGAAGGCAGCGCCACCTACCGACGTGTTGACCGGAGCCGCTGCGGCGTTTCACGCCGACGTCTTGGCCGGGCAGCAGATCTTCCGGGCGCTCGCCCCGGGGGAAACGCGCTTGTTTCGCGAAGAGCGCGTGGCGCCAAGCGCGTTCGGCACCGACACTTTTCAGCACGTGGGGGACGATGCAGCGGCGGTGCTTTCCGCGGCGGTGGGCGCAGCGCTCGGGGGGCAGCGTGCCACCGTGTTGCTCGAGTCCGCTGCCTTGACCGACGCCTATGCCACCGTGCTGTCGGCGGCGGCGCGCCGTGCGCCGTTGCTGGTGCAAGCGGTGACCTCGGCGGACGCCGCGGCGCAGGCGTCCTACGGCTCCCAAGGACACGGTCCGTACCACGCCTTGACCCACGCTGGCGCGATCCTCGCCTTTGCGGATGGCGCGCAGCAAGTGGTCGACAAGAGCCTCGTCTCCCGGCGCGTCGCGGAGCAAGCCCTTCTGCTCGCGGTCGTCGCCATGGATGGCCCGGAGACGGCTTGGGGGCCAGCGTCGGTCCACATGCCCAGCGCCGAACAAGTGCGTGAATACCTGGGCGACGCGAGCGACTCGATTGCCTGCCCCACGCCCGAGCAGCAGTTCTTGTTCGGCGACAAGCGCTCGCGAGTGCCACGCTGGTTCGACGCTGATCGGCCCGCTGCGCACGGCATGCTGCAGAGTGGAAGGGATCTGGCCGTTGCCCTCGCCGGACAGCGCGCCTTTGCGGCCACTCCACTGTTGCACATCCTGCAAGAGGCCCTGAACGAACACGCGCGTCTGACGGGGCGTCGACTCGAGTTGATTAGCGAGTACCAGATGGATCGCGCCGAGTACGCCTTCGTCGGGCAGGGGATGGTGCTCGGCCCCCTTCGCGCCCTGGTCGACTACTTGAGGGAAGAGCGCGGTGAGCGCGTCGGCGTGGTCGGCATCGAATGGCTGCGTCCCTTGGACGCCGAGGCGCTGCGCGCGTCCCTGGCGGGATTGAAGGGTGTGGCAGTGTTGGAACGCACCGCGGATTGGCTCGTGCCGGGCGGGCCGCTGCTGCGCGAGATCGAGGGCGCCCTATTGGAGAAGAGCCCGCCCCTGTGGCACGCCGTCTACGGTGCTGGGGGTGAGCCAGTGACCAACGCCGAACTGCTCGCGCTGTTCGAGCACATGAAGCTCGGAGCTGCAGCGCGTCGCGAAGTCGTGCTGGGGGTCGCACCCACGCGAGATAGCGGCGATCATCCCAAGCGCCAGGCGTTCCTCCAGCGGCTCGACGCCGAGTTCCCGAATCTCGAGCGCGAAACCCTAGCCGTGGACGCATTGCTCGACCTGCGGCCCCCGTCGGCCAAGACCATCGCGCTATGGGGGCGCCACAGCGAATCTGCCGAGCTGGATTTGGAACAGGCGGCGCAGCAGTGTGTGAGCGCCGCGGGTGGCTTCGTGAAGAGCCGCGTGAGCAGCGGCGAACAAGGCACCTGGACCATCGAGATCTCCTCCGCGCGCGAGGAAATCTCCGCCGCGAACTCGATGTGGCACGACGCGGTCATCGTCGCTGCGCCGGAGCTGCCGGCGGCCATCGATCCGCTCTCGCGCGCCGCCCTCGAAGCGCGCGTGCTTTTGTCGAGTCCCATCGGCGTCGAGCAGTTGTGGGGAGAGCTACCGGCGACTTGGCGCAACGCCATCGTGAGCCGACAGCTCGACGTCTACGTATGCAACGAGGCACTCGCCGACCTGCTGGGTCACATTCCTTGGCTATTGGGGGTGGGGGACATGCCGGCCGCCATCAAGCGGTTGGACTGGCGCAAGCTGCCGCCCGCCGAGCGCGCCAAAGCCGATGTCGCACAGCCCCTCGCCGTGCGGCGCTTCAGTAGCGCGCGCAAGGGCTATGACAATCTTCCGCGCTTCTGGTCCGAATTCGCGGCGCCCCGGCGCGCCCAGGGTGGCGCCGACGCAGCCCCGGATCCTTTCGTTTCGCTGGCTGCGGTGCCGCCGTCCACCTCGGGTCTGTTCGAGGTGGCCGTTCACCGCAATCGCATTCCCGACATCATGATCGACCGCTGCACCGGTTGCGGTGCGTGCTGGACGGCGTGTCCAGATGCCGCGATCATGCCCGCGCTCATCAGCGTGGAGGCCCTGCTCGGCGCCGCTGCGGATCAAGCGCAGGAGCCCGGCGCGCCGCGGAGCGCCGCGGCGGACAAGCTGCGACGCGCGTTCAAACAGCTGAGCAGCAAGACCAACATGACTCTCGCAAAGACCAGCGCGCGCTTCTTGGACGCACAGGTTCTGCGTGAGGGGTATGCCTGGTTGGTCGAGCAGCTGAAGGTCGCTGACACCGAACGCCCGGACTACGACCGCGCCTTCGAGGCCACCCTCGCCGTCATCGAGCAGCTGCCCTTTGCCGTGACGGAAGAGCTGTTTCACCGCGCCCAAAGCGAAAAGAAGGACAGCGGGCAACTCTTGGGTCTGAGCGTGAATCCCGCCGCCTGCCAGGGTTGTGGGGGGTGCAGCGCGGTGTGCGCGGAGCAGGCCATCTCCGTCGGCACTCGCAGCGAAGAGAGCGTTCAACGCACGGCTCGCGGCTTTTCCGTGTGGGAACGGCTGCCGGACCCTGCCGGCGCGACCATCGCATGGTGCGCGGAGCGCCCATCGGTCGGACCCATGGCTGCGGTGATGACCAGTCGGCACACCTTGCTTTCCGTGGCCGGAGGCGGGGGACACGAGCCGGGCTCTGGCGCACGCATCGCCGCGCGTCTGATCACCGCGGTGGCCGAGTTCCAGAAACAGCGCGGCATGGTGTCCCAGCTGCGTGCACTGAAGGAGCAGGAGCAAGCCCTGCGTGCGGCCCTGCAAAAGACGCTGACGAGCGCGCTGCCCAGTCAGGATCTGGAGGCCCTCGACGCGGCGCTGCAATCCGTGCCGGACCACAGCGCCAACGTCGCCAAGCTCGTCAGTGAACTGGACAAGGCCGGTCACGCTGCAAGTCTCGATAGCGCTCAGGCGCGGCGTTGGGTCGCCTTGGCCAAGCGAGTCAGCGAGGCAGCAGCGGCTCTCGAACAGGGACGCGACGGCATGGGTCGCGCGCGTTTCGGTCTCGTCGTTGCGAGCCCCGTGCTGGCCGAGTGGGCTGCCGAGTTCCCGCGCAACCCCTTCGCGGTTCCAGTGGTGGTCGAGCTATCGAGCCATGCCCTGGATTTGGCAGTCGGGCTGGCCGAGGGTCAGCTGGCGCAGCATGCCAGCATGATTCGGCTGCAACGCTACGTGTCGCAAGTGCTGGAGGCACCCGCGCAAGCCGATGTGTTGGCCGAGTCGCTTTCGCACCTCGGCTACGAGGATCTCACTGCCGAAGAGCTGGCGTCCTGTCCCGCGACTCTGGTGCTGGCGGGCCCCGACGTGTTTTCCGCCAATGCACGCGCCGGGCTGTTTCGGCTGCTGGCCTCGCGCCTCCCAGTGAAGATTGCGGTGTTGGATGGGCGCGAGCGCTGGCTGCTCGACAACGATCCGGTCCTGCCGTTGCTCATGCAACGCAAAGCCATGATCGCGTCTTGCTCCATCGCCCACCGTGACCATCTTTTCGAGGCGTTCACCCGAGTGTTGGCCCACCCGGGGCCCGCGCTGTGTCACGTCTATTCGCCGAGTCCGGGGCGGCACGGCTTCGAAAGTGCGGACACGGTCAGTCGTGCCCGCGCTGCCGTCGACTGTCGCGTCCACCCCTTGTTCCTCTTCGACCCCAGTGCCGAGCGCGCCGCGCGCTTGGATCTGCAAGGCAATCCGGACCCGAACTCCACGCTATCCGCAGCTGACGGTGGCCGAACGCCGGCTCACTTCGCCCTCGGGGAGCGTCGATTCTTGAGCCACTTTGCCGCCGTGGACGGCAGTGAAGTCGCGCTCGGTCAGTGGCTCGCGGCCGTTCCGGCGGAGCGCCGCAAGCTGCAGCCGTCTCTGCGCAGTGGCGACGTCGAGTGTCGCATGGAGGCTCATCTCGCCGAAGGCGTTGCCGAGCGCCTCGAGACTTGGGAGACGCTCCAGGGACTCGCCAGCGTGGGTCAGCCGGTTGCGGAGCCTGTCACGGCCGCAGTGGGCGATGGTCTGGAGAACGCCGTGGCTGCGCTGCGTGCCGAGTACGAGGCGAAGATGGCGGCTCTGCGCGCGGGACAGCTGCAAGATGCGACGACGCAGCTGCGCGAGCGTTTCATGACCTTGGCCGGCTATGCGGGACAGCGCAAGCAGGAGCCCTCATGA